A window from Photobacterium atrarenae encodes these proteins:
- a CDS encoding DMT family transporter: MNTLKYHLLSLLVTALVAGSFLSSAQLSGVMNPFSLTLLRFLLAALVLLPYILLAKPRIRMAIRVFPRSLVMSLFFAIFFICMFKGLETTTALNTGTLYTLVPFITAMASVLLFKETISLVRLGVYLTGAAGTCWVVVRGDLATLLSLNLNQGDGLFLLGCVSMVCFSLSMKLFHRGEDSVVTVFCTLVGGALWMALALFVLEQPLDWARFDARLTGHMLYLAFFATLVSTFIIHKTTVALGPAKVMAYIYLSPVFVAVLMLLFEGKAIPVAVYPGILLSIVSTIVLQMTTVKPGSDRIRS, encoded by the coding sequence ATGAACACTCTGAAATATCATTTACTCTCTTTATTGGTCACTGCGCTGGTGGCCGGTTCTTTTCTCTCTTCGGCGCAGCTCTCCGGCGTGATGAATCCGTTTTCCCTGACGCTACTCAGGTTCTTGCTGGCGGCTCTGGTTTTGCTGCCTTACATTCTGCTGGCCAAACCGCGGATCCGGATGGCGATTCGGGTCTTTCCAAGAAGTTTGGTGATGAGCCTGTTCTTTGCGATCTTTTTTATCTGCATGTTTAAAGGGCTGGAAACCACCACGGCTTTAAATACCGGCACGTTATATACCCTGGTTCCGTTTATCACTGCGATGGCGAGTGTGTTGTTGTTTAAGGAAACCATTTCGCTTGTGCGATTGGGGGTCTATTTGACCGGGGCCGCGGGGACCTGCTGGGTCGTGGTGCGTGGTGATCTGGCAACATTACTGAGCCTGAATCTTAACCAGGGGGACGGGTTATTTTTGCTCGGATGTGTGTCGATGGTCTGTTTTTCGCTGTCGATGAAACTGTTTCACCGGGGAGAAGACAGCGTGGTGACTGTCTTTTGTACCCTGGTCGGCGGCGCGCTTTGGATGGCACTGGCGCTGTTTGTGTTGGAGCAGCCGCTGGACTGGGCTCGGTTTGATGCCAGGCTGACCGGCCATATGCTCTATCTTGCTTTCTTTGCCACCCTGGTCTCGACCTTCATTATTCACAAAACCACTGTGGCTCTGGGGCCGGCAAAAGTGATGGCCTATATCTATTTAAGTCCGGTCTTTGTCGCGGTGCTGATGCTGTTGTTTGAAGGCAAAGCGATCCCGGTTGCTGTCTATCCCGGGATCCTCCTCTCGATTGTCTCCACAATCGTGCTGCAAATGACAACGGTTAAACCGGGGTCTGATCGCATTCGCTCCTGA